In the Nocardia asteroides genome, TCGGCGCCGAAGGCGAGCGCGTTCGGGATCGGCTCGATCCAGACGTAGTCCGGCTGCGGGGCGGGCAGCGTGGAATCCGGGCGGGACGGCCCGTTCATATCCATCGGCCTGGCCCGGCGCTGCGGGCCGTCCAGCATGTCCAGGCAGACATTGGTCGCGATCCGGTACAGCCAGGAGCGCAGGCTGGCCCGCCCCTCGAAGGAGCCGTAGGACTTCCAGGCGCGGGTGAAGGTCTCCTGCACCGCGTCCTCGGCCTCGAACGAGGAGCCGAGCATGCGGTACGCGTAGGCACAGAGTTCGCGCCGGTGCCCTTCGAAGGCGGTGAGCACCTCCGGAGTGACACCGGCGCTGGTAGCGGCGGTGGGGGTCTCCATGGGCTCACCCTGCCACAGCGCCCCGACAGATTTGAGCCCCGAAATTCGGAGGCGATGAATCCGGGCGCGCGGCGCCGTCTCTTCTGCTGACCCCCGAACGCACCACGTCAGGAGGCCGCCATGGCCAGCAAGATGATTTTCGTGAACCTGCCCGTCGCCGACCTACCGCGTGCCAAGCGCTTCTACGAGACGCTGGGCTGGAAGGTGAACGAGGACTTCACCGACGCGAACGCGTCCTGCATCGTGATCGACGACAACATCTGCCTGATGCTGCTGACCAGGGAGTACTTCCAGACCTTCGGCAAGCGCCCGACCGCCGACACGGTCGCCGCCCGCGCCGCCTCCTACGCGCTCGCGCTCGGCAGCGCGCAGGAGGTGGACGCGCTGGTCGACGCGGCGCTCGCGGCAGGCGCCACCGAGGAGGTCGACGAGACCAAGAAGGCGGAGGAGGCGGCCGTCGGCATGTACGGCCGCAACTTCATCGACCCCGACGGCCACACCTGGGAGCCGTTCTGGATGGACTACCCCGGGGCGGAGTAGCCCGCCGGGCGATATCGCCCGGTGCCGCGGTGGCCGCCACCGCCGCGGCACCCGGCGAAGCCGCCACTACTCGCCGGTGAAGACCGCCTTGCGCTTCTCCGCGAAGGCCCGCGGCCCCTCCTTGGCGTCCTTCGTCTTGAAGACCGCCATCCCGACCTCGCCGTCGATCTTGAACGCCTCGTCCTCCGGCATCCCCTCGGTCTCCCGGATCGTGCGCAGAATGGCCTGCACCGCCAGCGGGCCGTTCCCGGCGATCACGTTCGCGATCTCCAGCGCCTTGTCCAGCGCGCCACCGTCTGGCACCAGGTAGCCGATGAGCCCGATCTCCTTGGCCTCCGCCGCGGTCAGGTGCCGTCCGGTGAGCAGAATGTCGGCCGCGATCGTGTACGGCAGCTGGCGCACCAGCCGGACCGCCGACCCGCCGAGCGGGTACAGCCCCCAGCGCGCCTCGGAGACGCCGAACTTCGCGCCCTCGCCCGCGATCCGGATATCGGTGGCCTGCAGGATCTCGGTGCCGCCCGCGATGGCCGCACCCTCCACCGCCGCGATCAGCGGTTTGCGCAGCCGGCGCCCCTTGAGCAGCGCGGGCAGCGTGGTGGCGTCGAATCCGCCGCTGAAGCTCTCGCCCGGGTGCTTCTTGGTCATGCCCTTGAGATCGGCGCCCGCGCAGAAGGCGC is a window encoding:
- a CDS encoding VOC family protein, yielding MASKMIFVNLPVADLPRAKRFYETLGWKVNEDFTDANASCIVIDDNICLMLLTREYFQTFGKRPTADTVAARAASYALALGSAQEVDALVDAALAAGATEEVDETKKAEEAAVGMYGRNFIDPDGHTWEPFWMDYPGAE
- a CDS encoding crotonase/enoyl-CoA hydratase family protein, producing MAQCLVEKRDHVLIVTLNRPEARNALTTEMMGIMLDAWDQVDEDPEIRVAILTGAGGAFCAGADLKGMTKKHPGESFSGGFDATTLPALLKGRRLRKPLIAAVEGAAIAGGTEILQATDIRIAGEGAKFGVSEARWGLYPLGGSAVRLVRQLPYTIAADILLTGRHLTAAEAKEIGLIGYLVPDGGALDKALEIANVIAGNGPLAVQAILRTIRETEGMPEDEAFKIDGEVGMAVFKTKDAKEGPRAFAEKRKAVFTGE